ATGCTTTCGATCAACCCGCGCAGGCGCAGGAAGCTGCCCGACAGGAAGGCCAGATCACCCAGGGACAACTGCCCGGTCAGCGTATTGCCGATGATCCACAGATAGGCACCGTAATAGCACAGTGTGCCAATCCCGGTCAGCAGGGACAGCACGACCATCTGCCTGCGACTGATCGCACGGTTCTCGGCAAGGAAACGTTCGGCCAGATCAAGATAGCGGTCACGCAGAAAGCGGTTCAATCCGAAGATCTTGACCTCTTTTGCGGTTTCCGCGGTGGCCCCGATCATGCGCAGATAATCACGCTGGCGGCGCTCGGGCGCGCGACGCCAGTTCATCTCATACAGCGCGGCATTGAAATGCATCTGCCCGATCAGGGTCGGGACCAGCGCAACGGCCAGAAGCAGCACCAGCCAGGGATTATAGGCGATCAGCCCGGCACCAAAGCTGACCACGGTGATGCTGTCCTGCAATTGCTGCATGATCTGACCGACCAGTGGAATCCGCCCCATCGTCTGGCGGCGGGCGCGATCGAGCCGGTCCTGAAATCCGGCGTCCTCGAAACTGGACAGATCCAGATCGGCGGCATGATCCATCAACCGGATCGACAGCGATATGATCAGCTTTTCCTGCAGCAAGCTGTCGGTATAGCTGACCAATCTGCCAAGGACATCCGAGGCCAGCGCCACGATCAGTTCGGCCGAAATCAGCCATATGAGATGATCGGCCAGTCCCGAGTGCCACCATGCGGTCAGGCTGTCGGGATGCTGCGCCAGCGCCAGCAGGCGCACCACCTCGTCGATGACCAGCTTGCCGATCCACAGCATTGCCACCGGCAGCAGCGCCCGCGACAGGCGCAACACCACCATGGCCATGGTGAGAGAAGGGCTTGCCGCCCAGACCATGGCCAGAAAGGGCGGCAGATTCGCCAGCGCCGCCCAACGTGCAGCAAAGCTGGTGGGGGCGTCGGGCCGTGCCATATGTCAGGCTGCCTCGGCAGCGCGGGCGCGGGCGATTTCCTCGTCGGTCAGCGGGCCGGGGAAATGGCAGGCGCACTTGTGATCGCCGTCGCCGCCCAGAACCGGCACCTCTGCCGCGCATCGAGGCTGGGCGCGCGGGCAGCGGGTACGAAAGACACATCCCGAGGGCGGGCTCATCGGCGAAGGCAGATCCCCGCTGAGCGGCACGACGCTTGTCGCCGGATCATGCTGCGGATCGGGGACGGGAACGGCCGACAGCAGCGCCTGTGTATAGGGGTGCTGTGGCGCGGCATAGAGATCGTCGGATGATGCGATCTCCATCACCTTGCCCAGATACAGCACCATCACCCGATCGCTGATATGTTTGACCACGGACAGGTCATGGGCAATGAAGACCAGCGCCAGCCCAAGTTCGCGCTGCAGACGGATCAGCAGATTGATGACCTGAGCCTGAATCGAGACATCCAGCGCCGAAACCGGCTCGTCGCAGATGATCAGCTTTGGCTCCACGATCAGCGCGCGGGCAATGCCGATGCGCTGGCACTGGCCGCCACTGAATTCATGGGGATAGCGGTTGATCTGATTGGGCAGCAGGCCGACCTTGCCCATCATCGCCTTGACGCGTTCCTTGACCTCGGCAGAGGAGAGGCCCGGATGATGGGTCTTCAGTGGCTCGGCAATGATCTGCCCCACGGTCATGCGCGGATTCAGACTGGCCAGAGGGTCCTGAAAGACCATCTGGATGTCGCTGCGATAGCGCATCATCTGTCGTGGCGACAGGCCAAGCAGATCCTTGCCATCGATCCATTCGGCGCGCCCGGTGGCCGGGGCCAGCCCGATCAGGGCCCGTGCCAGCGTGGATTTGCCGCATCCCGATTCCCCAACGACGCCCAGGGTTTCGCCGGGGTTGAGGGTGAAATCGATGCCATTGACCGCATGAAGCGGGCGCGGGCTGGTCCAGGGAAGATCGCCTTGCGAACGGATTTGAAAGGTCACGCGCAGATCATGCACGTCAAGCAGGGGCTTACTCATGGTCATCCACCTTGCCGGGGGTTGCGGCCATGGCTGCCCCGGCGACGGCGGCGCGGGGCATGGCCTGTTGGGGTTGCGGCGCCGGCATCGTGCCATCGTCATCGGGCAGGGGCGCGGTTTCGCGCCGGGCAAGGACATCCTCCAGCGGGGCAAAACAGGCGCGGGCGCGTCCGGGTGCAAATTGCTCCAGCGGCGGGGGCAGGGTGGCACATTCCTCGCGCCGATAGGGGCAGCGCGGCTCGAATGCACATCCCGCGGGCGGGCGTGTCATATTGGGGGGAGAGCCAGGGATAGCGGCCAGTTCCTCGCCCTTCTGGTCGATGCGGGGAATGGCGTGCAGCAGTCCCTGCGTATAGGGGTGCGCGGGTTCGGAAAACAGCGTTCCGACCGGCCCTTCTTCGCGGATGCGCCCGCCATACATGACGGCGACGCGTTCGCATGATCCGGCGACCACGCCCAGATCATGGGTGATCAGGATCATCGCCATGCCGAAGTCGCGCTGCAGATCCGCCAGCAGGGTCATGATCTGGGCCTGAACGGTCACATCCAGCGCGGTTGTCGGTTCATCGGCGATCAGCAATTGCGGGTGACACAGCAGCGCCATGGCGATCATGACCCGCTGGCGCATCCCGCCGCTGAACTCATGCGGATACAGCCGCACCCGGCGCTTGGCATCGGGGATCTTGACCGCGTCCAGCATCTGCACCGATTCCGCCACGGCCTGCCGTTTCGAGATGCCCTTGTGCAGGGTCAGAACCTCGGCCATCTGGTCGGCGACCCGCATATAGGGGTTCAGCGAGGTCATCGGGTCCTGGAAGATCATGGCGATCTTTTCGGCACGAATGCGGTTCAGCACCCTGGGCGGGGCGTTCAATATCTCTTCACCGTCCAGACGCACGCTGCCCAGTGCCCGGCCATTTCTGGCCAACAGCCCCATCAGCGCAAAGGACAGCTGGGATTTGCCGCTGCCGGATTCTCCGACGATGCCAAGCGTTTCACCGGCCTCGACCGAAAGCGTGACCTGATTGACGGCCTGAACCTCGCCATCATTGGTGGCAAAACGGACCGAAAGATTGTCGATTTCAAGCAAGGCCATGTCAGCGGTCCTTCGGATCAAGGGCGTCACGCAGGCCATCGCCCACGAAGAAAAAGCCGAACAGCGTGATGACAAAGAAGAACAGCGGGAAGGCAAGCTGCCACAGCGTGCCGTAATTCATTGTGCCCGCGCCTTCGGAAATCAGCGCCCCCCATGAGGTCAGGGGTTCCTGCACGCCAAGACCAAGAAAGCTGATGAAGCTTTCGGTCAGGATCATCAGTGGCACCAGCAGCGTGGCATAGACGGCGACCACGCCCAGAAGATTGGGCACGATATGACGCAGGATGATCTTCCACGAAGGTACGCCGGTGGCGCGCGCGGCCTCGATGAACTCGCGGTTCTTCAGCGACAGGGTCTGGCCGCGGACGATTCGCGACATGTCCAGCCACGAGATCAGCCCGATGCCCAGGAACAGCATCGCGATCGACCGCCCGAACATCACCAGCAGCAGGATCAGCACGAACATGTAGGGGATCGACATCAGGATATCGACCGCCCGCATCATCAGCTGATCGGTGCGCCCGCCGACATAGCCCGCCGTCGCGCCGTAAAGCGTGCCGACGATCACCGCGATGGCGGCGCCGACAATGCCGACCATCAGGCTGATCTGCGTGCCCTGCACGGTGCGGGCAAAGAGATCGCGGCCCAGATCATCAGTGCCGAAATAATGGCCGTTTTCCAGCGAGGGTGCGCCAAGGGTTGCGACCTGGCCCATCACGGTAAAGTCCAGCTCTTCGTTCGACCATGCCGCGAACTGATTGCCCAGCAAGGCAAACAGCGCCACAAGGATCAGAATGACCAGCCCGGTCATGGCCGCCTTGTTGCGCAGAAAGCGCTTGCGCGCATCGGCCCAGGGGCTGCGGCCCTTGACCTCGTCCTCGGCCATGCGCGCGGCCAGAGACCGCATTTTTTCCTGTTCGATGACCATGGGTCAATACCTGATCTTCGGGTCGATCCACGCATAGAGGATATCGACGATAAGATTGAAAAGAATGGTCAGCGCCCCGACAAGGATCGTCACCCCCATCATCACCGCATAGTCGCGGTTCAGCGCGCTATCCACAAAGGCCTTGCCGATGCCGCCGGTCGAAAAATAGATGTCGATCACCACCGAACCGGTGATCATCGACACGAAAACCGGTCCCAGATAGCTGATCACCGGCAGCATGGCGGGTTTCAATGCATGACGCAGGATGACGCGATATTCGGGCATCCCCTTGGCGCGGGCGGTGCGGATGTGGTTGCTGCCCAGAACCTCGAGCATGGCAGAGCGGGTGATGCGCGCGATCGAGGCCATATAGCTGGTCGCCAGGGCGATCACCGGCATGATCCAGAACGAGGGGTCGGTAAAGCTCCACCCGCCGCCGGGCAGGATACGATACCAGAGCGTGAAGATCAGCACCAGGATCGGCGCCATGACGAAATTCGGCAGGACCTGCGCACCGATCGAGATGCCCACCGCCAGATAATCCAGCCAGGTGTTGTGCCAGATGGCCGCAACGACACCCAGCGCCACCCCCAGGACCACTGCCGCGATGAAGGACAGGGTTCCATAGGTCAGGGTCACGGGAAAGCCGGCGGCGATCAGCTCGTTCACGGTCCGGTCGGGATAGACGAAACTGGGGCCAAAGTCGAAATGCA
This is a stretch of genomic DNA from Paracoccus seriniphilus. It encodes these proteins:
- a CDS encoding ABC transporter ATP-binding protein, which codes for MARPDAPTSFAARWAALANLPPFLAMVWAASPSLTMAMVVLRLSRALLPVAMLWIGKLVIDEVVRLLALAQHPDSLTAWWHSGLADHLIWLISAELIVALASDVLGRLVSYTDSLLQEKLIISLSIRLMDHAADLDLSSFEDAGFQDRLDRARRQTMGRIPLVGQIMQQLQDSITVVSFGAGLIAYNPWLVLLLAVALVPTLIGQMHFNAALYEMNWRRAPERRQRDYLRMIGATAETAKEVKIFGLNRFLRDRYLDLAERFLAENRAISRRQMVVLSLLTGIGTLCYYGAYLWIIGNTLTGQLSLGDLAFLSGSFLRLRGLIESMLGSFSNMASQALYLDDLYRFLEEEPAIASSAKPLDVPIPISQGITFENVGFRYPGSERWAVRGLSFHLRAHETVALVGENGAGKTTIVKLLARLYEPTEGRILLDGHDLRDYDLDQLRAAIGVIFQDFVRYAMTAADNIATGRIEKHDDRLRIEAAARRSLADQVIARLPNGYDQMVGKRFARGVELSGGEWQKLAIARAYMRDAQVLVLDEPTAALDARAEFEVFQRFKELSSTRTALLISHRFSSVRMANRIIVLENGKVEASGTHEELIAANGRYRELFELQAQGYR
- a CDS encoding oligopeptide/dipeptide ABC transporter ATP-binding protein yields the protein MSKPLLDVHDLRVTFQIRSQGDLPWTSPRPLHAVNGIDFTLNPGETLGVVGESGCGKSTLARALIGLAPATGRAEWIDGKDLLGLSPRQMMRYRSDIQMVFQDPLASLNPRMTVGQIIAEPLKTHHPGLSSAEVKERVKAMMGKVGLLPNQINRYPHEFSGGQCQRIGIARALIVEPKLIICDEPVSALDVSIQAQVINLLIRLQRELGLALVFIAHDLSVVKHISDRVMVLYLGKVMEIASSDDLYAAPQHPYTQALLSAVPVPDPQHDPATSVVPLSGDLPSPMSPPSGCVFRTRCPRAQPRCAAEVPVLGGDGDHKCACHFPGPLTDEEIARARAAEAA
- a CDS encoding oligopeptide/dipeptide ABC transporter ATP-binding protein, encoding MALLEIDNLSVRFATNDGEVQAVNQVTLSVEAGETLGIVGESGSGKSQLSFALMGLLARNGRALGSVRLDGEEILNAPPRVLNRIRAEKIAMIFQDPMTSLNPYMRVADQMAEVLTLHKGISKRQAVAESVQMLDAVKIPDAKRRVRLYPHEFSGGMRQRVMIAMALLCHPQLLIADEPTTALDVTVQAQIMTLLADLQRDFGMAMILITHDLGVVAGSCERVAVMYGGRIREEGPVGTLFSEPAHPYTQGLLHAIPRIDQKGEELAAIPGSPPNMTRPPAGCAFEPRCPYRREECATLPPPLEQFAPGRARACFAPLEDVLARRETAPLPDDDGTMPAPQPQQAMPRAAVAGAAMAATPGKVDDHE
- a CDS encoding ABC transporter permease subunit, which codes for MRSLAARMAEDEVKGRSPWADARKRFLRNKAAMTGLVILILVALFALLGNQFAAWSNEELDFTVMGQVATLGAPSLENGHYFGTDDLGRDLFARTVQGTQISLMVGIVGAAIAVIVGTLYGATAGYVGGRTDQLMMRAVDILMSIPYMFVLILLLVMFGRSIAMLFLGIGLISWLDMSRIVRGQTLSLKNREFIEAARATGVPSWKIILRHIVPNLLGVVAVYATLLVPLMILTESFISFLGLGVQEPLTSWGALISEGAGTMNYGTLWQLAFPLFFFVITLFGFFFVGDGLRDALDPKDR
- the oppB gene encoding oligopeptide ABC transporter permease OppB, translating into MFAYVMRRLAVAIPTLLLLIVFSFVLMHLAPGGPFTQERALPPQVIANLNAKYGLDEPLWRQIINYIYGIVVHFDFGPSFVYPDRTVNELIAAGFPVTLTYGTLSFIAAVVLGVALGVVAAIWHNTWLDYLAVGISIGAQVLPNFVMAPILVLIFTLWYRILPGGGWSFTDPSFWIMPVIALATSYMASIARITRSAMLEVLGSNHIRTARAKGMPEYRVILRHALKPAMLPVISYLGPVFVSMITGSVVIDIYFSTGGIGKAFVDSALNRDYAVMMGVTILVGALTILFNLIVDILYAWIDPKIRY